Proteins encoded together in one Bacteroidales bacterium window:
- a CDS encoding pyridoxal-phosphate dependent enzyme translates to MIQTPNKTALLEARKKIEKYIHKTPVFKSSALNEISGAQLFFKAENMQKMGAFKMRGAMYATLQLSKEQQLKGIATHSSGNFAQAMALSAKLLKIPAWAIMPSNAPQVKKDAVASYGATIIECEPTLEARERTQEQVVNKHNCTPLHPYNAIDVILGNSTATQEFLEQTESLDMIISPVGGGGLISGTALATYYFSPTTKVIGAEPQLADDAYRSLKTGIIQPPLKPLTIADGLRTALGDITFHFIQQYVEEIKLASEAEIIDAMRLIWERMKIVVEPSSAITLAIVLKNKDFFKGKKVGLILSGGNVDMGKLPF, encoded by the coding sequence ATGATACAAACACCAAATAAAACGGCACTTTTAGAAGCTAGAAAAAAAATAGAGAAATATATTCACAAGACTCCTGTTTTTAAATCTTCAGCTCTTAATGAAATAAGTGGAGCTCAGCTATTTTTTAAAGCTGAGAATATGCAAAAGATGGGCGCATTTAAGATGCGAGGAGCAATGTATGCAACACTTCAGCTAAGTAAAGAGCAACAACTTAAAGGAATAGCAACTCACTCTTCAGGTAATTTTGCACAAGCTATGGCTTTAAGTGCCAAATTATTAAAGATTCCTGCTTGGGCTATTATGCCATCTAATGCACCTCAAGTTAAAAAGGATGCAGTGGCTTCCTATGGAGCAACTATCATTGAATGTGAACCGACTTTGGAAGCAAGAGAAAGAACGCAAGAGCAAGTTGTAAATAAACATAATTGCACTCCGCTACATCCCTATAATGCTATTGATGTTATTTTAGGAAATAGTACAGCTACGCAGGAGTTTCTTGAGCAAACGGAGTCGTTAGATATGATTATTTCGCCCGTTGGTGGTGGTGGTTTAATATCAGGAACAGCACTAGCAACATATTATTTTTCGCCAACAACCAAGGTAATAGGTGCTGAACCACAATTAGCCGATGATGCTTACCGATCTCTTAAAACAGGAATAATACAGCCTCCATTAAAACCACTCACAATAGCAGATGGTTTAAGAACAGCTTTAGGCGATATCACTTTCCATTTTATCCAGCAGTATGTTGAAGAAATTAAATTAGCAAGTGAAGCTGAAATTATTGATGCTATGCGACTTATTTGGGAAAGAATGAAAATAGTTGTAGAACCTTCGAGTGCAATAACACTTGCTATTGTATTAAAAAATAAAGATTTTTTTAAAGGTAAAAAAGTAGGACTGATATTATCGGGTGGAAATGTAGATATGGGAAAACTTCCTTTTTAA